Proteins encoded in a region of the Nonomuraea helvata genome:
- a CDS encoding roadblock/LC7 domain-containing protein, with protein MSAALLAMSRRMLTMTGQGAFEETLISGTAGFVAFYAAGPTIVLTVLAGPGANVGLLRLEGRKTAAAVAAVAARQHRTSPW; from the coding sequence TTGTCCGCGGCGCTCCTCGCGATGAGCAGGCGGATGCTGACCATGACCGGCCAAGGCGCGTTCGAGGAGACCCTCATCTCGGGCACCGCCGGCTTCGTGGCGTTCTATGCCGCCGGCCCCACGATCGTCCTCACAGTCCTGGCCGGCCCCGGCGCGAACGTCGGGCTGCTGCGGCTGGAGGGCAGGAAGACGGCTGCCGCAGTGGCCGCCGTCGCAGCACGTCAACACCGAACCAGCCCCTGGTAG
- a CDS encoding sigma-70 family RNA polymerase sigma factor: MTSHLRAALDHDRFTAETERFRRELLAHCYRMVGSAHDAEDLVQETYLRAWRSYSGFEGRASIRSWLYKIATNVCLTALEPRPIRVLPSGLTGPYDGPDRPPSPVAPGEVSWLEPLPDAWIAPPADDPAAVIVGRESLRLALIASLQHLPARQRAILILREVLAFSAAETAEILNTTTAAVKSGLQRARARLDELEPEPAELLEPTDQRARALLDGYIAAFERSDVGLLEQVLRADATLEATPFRDWQSGRAMCIHMLDAYVLGTPGDWRMIATTANGQPAAVVYHRDVDGALRADGAVVLAATATGVSRVIKFHDPALVAAFGFPDVLAY; the protein is encoded by the coding sequence GTGACATCGCATCTGCGGGCGGCACTCGATCATGACCGGTTCACCGCCGAGACTGAGCGGTTCCGCCGGGAGCTGTTGGCGCACTGCTACCGCATGGTCGGCTCGGCGCACGATGCCGAGGACCTGGTGCAGGAGACGTATCTGCGGGCGTGGCGGTCCTACTCCGGATTCGAGGGCCGGGCGTCGATTCGGTCCTGGCTCTACAAGATCGCCACCAACGTCTGCCTGACGGCGTTGGAGCCGCGCCCGATCCGGGTGCTGCCCTCGGGCCTGACAGGCCCGTACGACGGACCCGATCGCCCGCCGAGTCCCGTTGCTCCGGGCGAGGTCTCGTGGCTGGAACCGCTGCCGGACGCATGGATCGCCCCGCCCGCCGACGATCCGGCCGCGGTGATCGTCGGACGCGAGTCGCTGCGGCTGGCGCTCATCGCGAGCCTGCAGCACCTGCCCGCCCGCCAGCGTGCGATCCTCATCCTGCGCGAAGTGCTGGCCTTCTCGGCGGCCGAGACCGCGGAGATCCTCAACACCACCACTGCGGCGGTCAAGAGCGGTCTGCAGCGCGCCCGCGCCCGGCTCGACGAACTGGAGCCCGAGCCCGCGGAACTACTCGAACCGACCGACCAACGGGCACGCGCGCTGCTCGACGGCTACATCGCGGCCTTCGAGCGCTCCGACGTCGGCCTGCTGGAACAGGTGCTGCGGGCGGACGCCACGCTGGAGGCGACGCCATTCCGTGACTGGCAGTCGGGCCGGGCGATGTGCATCCACATGCTCGACGCGTACGTGCTGGGCACACCGGGCGACTGGCGGATGATCGCGACCACCGCGAACGGCCAACCCGCCGCCGTCGTGTACCACCGGGACGTGGACGGTGCGCTCCGAGCCGATGGCGCCGTGGTGCTGGCCGCCACCGCCACCGGCGTCTCCCGCGTGATCAAGTTCCACGATCCCGCGCTGGTCGCGGCGTTCGGCTTCCCAGACGTGCTCGCGTACTGA
- a CDS encoding acetate kinase has translation MAGHILVLNTGSSSIKYELVDVTTHERPARGLVERIGEETGRLTHRTGDQPPYVRDRPFPGHGEGLDAMMDAFAAAGPDLDPIAVGHRVVHGGTRFTEAVLIDDEVITAIDGLAPLAPLHNPVNLTGIKIARKAFPDVPQVAVFDTAFHRTLPPEAYTYAVPREWGVRRFGFHGTSCAYVSRRAAVFLGLDLAELNLIVLHLGNGASATAISGGRSVDTSMGMTPLEGLVMGTRSGDVDPALAGYLARMDGIDAQQMEHALTHHSGLLALTGSRDMREVRARDDNEARLALEIYTRRIRKYVGAYYALLGRVDAIVFTGGVGEHDTATRAAALAGLERLGITVDPALNQAAATGERAVSPPGAEVSVLVIPTDEEWEIARQAQTLIA, from the coding sequence ATGGCCGGCCACATTCTCGTCCTGAACACGGGATCCTCGTCGATCAAGTACGAACTCGTCGACGTCACCACCCACGAACGCCCGGCCCGCGGGCTGGTCGAACGTATCGGCGAGGAGACCGGCCGGCTCACACACCGGACCGGCGACCAGCCGCCGTACGTGCGGGACCGGCCCTTCCCCGGCCACGGCGAAGGGCTGGACGCGATGATGGACGCCTTCGCCGCGGCGGGACCAGACCTGGACCCCATCGCGGTCGGGCACCGCGTTGTGCACGGCGGCACCCGTTTCACCGAAGCTGTGCTCATTGACGACGAGGTCATCACCGCCATCGACGGGCTGGCGCCGCTCGCTCCTCTGCACAATCCGGTCAACCTGACCGGGATCAAGATCGCGCGCAAAGCATTCCCCGATGTGCCGCAGGTGGCCGTGTTCGACACGGCGTTCCACCGGACGCTGCCGCCGGAGGCCTACACCTACGCCGTGCCGCGCGAGTGGGGCGTGCGGCGCTTCGGATTCCACGGCACCTCCTGCGCATACGTCTCGCGCCGCGCCGCCGTCTTCCTCGGCCTCGACCTCGCCGAGCTCAACCTGATCGTGCTGCACCTGGGCAACGGCGCCAGCGCCACCGCGATCTCCGGCGGCCGCAGCGTCGACACCTCCATGGGCATGACACCGCTGGAAGGGCTCGTCATGGGTACCCGTTCCGGCGACGTCGATCCCGCCCTCGCCGGTTACCTCGCCCGTATGGACGGCATCGACGCCCAGCAGATGGAGCACGCACTCACCCATCACAGCGGGCTGCTCGCCCTGACCGGAAGCCGCGACATGCGCGAGGTACGCGCCCGCGACGACAACGAGGCCCGGCTGGCCCTGGAGATCTACACCCGGCGCATCCGCAAGTACGTCGGCGCGTACTACGCGCTGCTCGGCCGGGTGGACGCAATCGTGTTCACCGGTGGTGTAGGCGAGCACGACACCGCGACCCGCGCCGCCGCCCTGGCCGGACTCGAACGGCTCGGCATCACTGTGGACCCGGCGCTCAACCAGGCCGCAGCGACCGGCGAGCGCGCCGTCTCCCCTCCCGGCGCCGAGGTGTCCGTGCTGGTCATCCCCACCGACGAGGAATGGGAGATCGCCCGGCAGGCCCAGACACTCATCGCATGA
- a CDS encoding LysR family transcriptional regulator has protein sequence MELRQLAYFVAVADEGGFGRAAERLSIVQSAVSQQVLRLERELGVSLFDRSTRRVRLTGAGERLLPEARTVLAAADRTRQVAADIRAGTEGVLRLGVVQGPGDRIYRLLKELAALAPRLQVRPRRLSLPARLSAVRSGELDAALVRVLTDAPGLELLPIWRDRLYVALPAAHPLARQATLRLEDLGDAPLRLSPREDNPPFHDLVTDACRAAGIAPPAGPPFTTFHETLAGIGAGAPSWTVFYEVAGLPEVPRVAIRPLAEPALTTSLAVPPGPPQPAVRHLLNVLARVF, from the coding sequence GTGGAGCTGCGGCAGCTGGCGTACTTCGTGGCGGTCGCCGACGAGGGTGGGTTCGGGCGCGCGGCCGAGCGGCTCAGCATCGTGCAGTCTGCGGTGAGCCAGCAGGTCCTCCGGCTCGAACGCGAGCTGGGCGTGTCGCTGTTCGACCGTTCGACCCGGCGTGTGCGGCTGACCGGTGCGGGGGAGCGGCTGCTGCCGGAGGCGCGTACCGTGCTCGCCGCCGCGGACCGCACCCGGCAGGTCGCCGCCGACATCCGCGCGGGCACCGAGGGGGTCCTGCGTCTCGGTGTCGTGCAGGGGCCGGGCGACCGGATCTACCGCCTGCTCAAGGAGCTGGCCGCGTTGGCGCCGCGCCTCCAGGTCCGGCCGCGCCGTCTCTCCCTGCCGGCGCGGTTGTCCGCCGTACGCTCGGGCGAACTCGACGCGGCGCTGGTCCGCGTACTCACCGACGCGCCCGGCCTGGAGCTCCTGCCGATCTGGCGGGACCGGCTGTACGTGGCGTTGCCCGCCGCGCACCCGCTGGCGCGTCAGGCCACGCTCCGGCTCGAAGACCTGGGGGACGCGCCACTCCGGCTGTCTCCGCGCGAGGACAACCCGCCCTTTCACGACCTGGTCACCGACGCGTGCCGGGCGGCCGGGATCGCCCCGCCGGCCGGGCCGCCGTTCACGACGTTCCACGAGACCCTGGCCGGCATCGGCGCCGGCGCTCCGTCGTGGACGGTCTTCTACGAGGTGGCCGGTCTGCCCGAGGTGCCCCGGGTCGCCATCCGGCCGCTCGCGGAACCCGCGTTGACCACCTCGCTGGCGGTGCCGCCCGGCCCGCCGCAGCCCGCTGTGCGCCACCTGCTGAACGTCCTGGCCCGGGTCTTCTGA
- a CDS encoding pyridoxamine 5'-phosphate oxidase family protein, with the protein MTTTPIDPEVGAVIDAYRTCEFATLGADGTPLTWPTAAWRRTDGTLLVTTSLAFAQKALNVRRDGRVALLFSDPTGSGRADAPQVFVSGTATCPDEIRTGPDEAADYWRTLFERQPHSRNYVRAPGRWFMDWYYLRLFITVTPTRVEVRPPLAELTTTEQPAPTTPPATDLPGADLIARFPSAVLGAREASGAPLLVRTRPRATTDGFTITANTADGIVPGKASLLVHRHDERLNAMHNALIRGELRADGDQWTLVPQKVVEPVGSGRVSDAFRTLRTVRRSTARYLERRGLARPRVQWEQFQLLATSTDDA; encoded by the coding sequence GTGACCACGACACCGATCGACCCTGAGGTCGGCGCCGTCATCGATGCCTACCGGACCTGCGAGTTCGCCACTCTCGGGGCTGACGGCACCCCACTGACCTGGCCCACTGCGGCCTGGCGCCGGACAGACGGCACGCTGCTCGTCACCACCAGCCTGGCCTTCGCGCAGAAGGCGCTGAACGTTCGCCGGGACGGACGTGTCGCACTGCTCTTCTCCGACCCCACCGGCAGCGGCCGCGCCGACGCGCCCCAGGTCTTCGTCAGCGGAACCGCGACCTGCCCCGACGAGATCCGGACCGGGCCGGACGAGGCGGCCGATTACTGGCGTACGCTCTTCGAACGGCAGCCGCACAGCCGGAACTACGTCCGGGCCCCCGGCCGGTGGTTCATGGACTGGTACTACCTGCGGCTCTTCATCACCGTGACACCCACCCGGGTCGAGGTACGGCCACCGCTCGCCGAGTTGACCACCACCGAACAGCCCGCGCCCACGACACCGCCCGCCACGGACCTGCCCGGCGCCGACCTGATCGCCCGCTTCCCGAGCGCGGTCCTCGGCGCCCGGGAAGCCTCCGGGGCACCGCTGCTGGTACGCACGCGGCCAAGGGCCACCACCGACGGCTTCACCATCACGGCGAACACCGCCGACGGCATCGTGCCGGGCAAGGCCAGCCTGCTCGTGCACCGGCACGACGAGCGGCTCAACGCCATGCACAACGCACTGATCCGCGGCGAACTCCGCGCCGACGGCGACCAATGGACGTTGGTCCCACAGAAAGTGGTCGAGCCGGTCGGATCCGGCCGCGTCAGCGACGCGTTCCGCACCCTGCGCACGGTCCGCCGATCCACGGCCCGCTACCTGGAGCGGCGCGGCCTGGCCCGCCCCCGGGTCCAGTGGGAGCAGTTCCAGCTGCTCGCCACATCCACAGACGACGCATAA
- a CDS encoding LysR family transcriptional regulator has translation MDLDTIRTFVVAADAGQFQEAAAELAVTQQAVSKRIAALERNLGVRLFTRTARGAELTIDGQAFLPHARELLRVAERAVASVRTGSRPLRVDMIASRSAASGLMRGFHRAHPEIELDVVMLFDVETAVAAIRSGAIDASFRAVAVPGRPLPEDIASVRVLDEALQLLTGPAHALAGARSVTVAQLAGHRIWMPGIVPGTEWAAYYDDLVAEFGLTIEATGPNFGSDALLDTIADTPALATFMGEQTRLVWPADHGLRRIPVTDPTPVYPHSLLWHRDNPHPALATLRTHLATTAPGCDAAGTWVPGWVLRY, from the coding sequence ATGGACCTCGACACCATACGGACCTTCGTCGTCGCCGCCGACGCGGGGCAGTTCCAGGAGGCCGCCGCCGAGCTGGCGGTCACCCAGCAGGCCGTCTCCAAGCGCATCGCCGCGCTGGAGCGCAACCTCGGCGTGCGGCTGTTCACCCGCACCGCCCGCGGCGCCGAGCTCACCATCGACGGGCAGGCGTTCCTGCCCCACGCCCGCGAGCTGCTGCGCGTCGCCGAGCGCGCGGTCGCGTCCGTGCGCACCGGCAGCCGTCCGCTGCGCGTCGACATGATCGCCTCGCGCAGCGCGGCCTCGGGCCTGATGCGCGGCTTCCACCGCGCGCACCCCGAGATCGAGCTCGACGTGGTGATGCTGTTCGACGTCGAGACGGCCGTCGCCGCCATCCGGTCCGGTGCGATCGACGCGTCCTTCCGCGCCGTCGCCGTGCCCGGGCGGCCCCTTCCCGAGGACATCGCGTCCGTACGGGTGCTCGACGAGGCGCTCCAGCTCCTCACCGGTCCCGCCCACGCGCTGGCCGGCGCCCGGTCGGTGACCGTCGCTCAGCTCGCCGGGCACCGGATCTGGATGCCCGGCATCGTCCCCGGCACCGAATGGGCCGCCTACTACGACGATCTCGTCGCCGAGTTCGGCCTCACCATCGAGGCGACCGGCCCCAACTTCGGCTCCGACGCGCTCCTCGACACCATCGCCGACACCCCGGCCCTGGCCACTTTCATGGGTGAGCAGACCCGCCTGGTCTGGCCCGCCGACCACGGCCTGCGCCGCATCCCGGTGACCGACCCCACGCCCGTCTACCCGCACTCACTTCTGTGGCACCGCGACAACCCCCACCCGGCGCTGGCCACCCTCCGCACCCACCTCGCCACCACAGCGCCCGGCTGCGACGCCGCCGGGACCTGGGTTCCGGGCTGGGTGCTTCGCTACTGA
- a CDS encoding EthD family reductase, with protein sequence MTATVDPAAKQMARFVVMYDTPSDVDAFERHYNDVHIPLAKQYPGLRRYTRSHEPAAVIGEPCYMVVMLDWDDMAALEAALGSEIGRRAAEDAVANLARYATFHGLILQLDEV encoded by the coding sequence ATGACCGCAACCGTGGACCCGGCCGCCAAGCAGATGGCGCGATTCGTCGTGATGTACGACACCCCCTCCGACGTCGACGCGTTCGAACGTCACTACAACGATGTCCACATCCCGTTGGCGAAACAGTATCCGGGCCTGCGTCGTTACACGCGCAGTCATGAGCCGGCAGCCGTGATCGGCGAGCCGTGCTACATGGTCGTGATGCTGGACTGGGACGACATGGCTGCGCTGGAAGCCGCGCTCGGGTCCGAGATCGGCCGGCGCGCCGCCGAGGATGCCGTGGCGAACCTGGCCCGCTACGCGACCTTTCACGGCCTGATCCTGCAACTCGACGAGGTCTGA
- the pta gene encoding phosphate acetyltransferase, with amino-acid sequence MTRAVYVAAGEAGSNKGTIALGMVELLSRQVETVGVFRPVVRAGREDNLINTIRSRFQLSLPYETYAGVTYDEVHADAERAAGDIVARYRALAGRCDAMVVIGTDYTDVGAPTEFEFNARLAADLGTPVLNVVSGKGRTAAEIAAAVELSSRQLAHHHARELAVVVTRAAAEHIAIDHPTPVFVLPEARSLRAPTVADLLDACDGSFFLGERNGLGREANALMVGAMSLPGILDRYTEGAAVIIPSDRAAALLPGLIAAHVAPGFPTLSAVIMTGGTDLPAPVDRLLRSMDIPLPVIATDHDTFDTATRLSAVEGQFTPEAGGKTDTALRLFAEHVDGRLLLDRLAIAKTDVVTPLMFEYELLDRARARRRHIVLPEGEEPRILRAADVLLRRGVAELTLLGDEERIRAQAAQLGLDLDEARVLSPFDAELREQFAREYARVRAHRGMTVELARDAVTDVSYFGTLMVHTGMADGMVSGAAHTTAHTIRPAFETLRLGLVSSVFFMCLADRVLVYGDCAVNPDPSAEQLADIAISSARTATLFGVDPKIAMLSYSTGASGAGADVDKVRAATALVRERRPDLPVEGPIQYDAAVDPSVARAKMPDSQVAGRATVFVVPDLNTGNNLYKAVQRSAGAVAVGPVLQGLRKPVNDLSRGATVADIVTTVAITAAQVRDDEPDAGLEDEVETAIRRH; translated from the coding sequence ATGACACGTGCGGTATACGTAGCGGCGGGCGAAGCAGGGAGCAACAAGGGCACGATCGCACTCGGAATGGTCGAACTGCTGTCCCGGCAAGTGGAGACCGTGGGCGTGTTCCGTCCAGTTGTCAGGGCAGGCCGTGAGGACAACCTGATCAACACGATCCGGAGCAGGTTCCAGCTCAGCCTGCCCTACGAGACGTACGCCGGCGTCACCTACGACGAGGTGCACGCCGACGCCGAGCGTGCCGCCGGCGACATCGTGGCCCGCTACCGTGCGCTCGCGGGGCGGTGCGACGCGATGGTGGTGATCGGCACCGACTACACCGACGTGGGCGCGCCGACCGAGTTCGAGTTCAACGCCCGGCTGGCCGCGGATCTGGGAACACCTGTGCTGAACGTGGTGAGCGGGAAAGGCAGGACGGCTGCGGAGATCGCCGCCGCGGTCGAGCTGTCGTCCCGGCAACTGGCGCACCACCACGCCCGGGAGCTCGCGGTCGTCGTCACCAGGGCGGCTGCCGAGCATATCGCGATCGACCACCCCACGCCGGTGTTCGTGCTGCCCGAAGCCCGCTCCCTGCGCGCACCCACCGTTGCCGACCTGCTGGACGCCTGCGACGGGAGCTTCTTCCTCGGTGAGCGTAACGGGCTCGGCCGGGAGGCGAACGCGCTGATGGTGGGCGCGATGTCGCTGCCCGGCATCCTGGATCGCTACACCGAGGGCGCAGCAGTGATCATCCCGTCCGATCGGGCCGCCGCACTGCTGCCCGGGCTGATCGCGGCACATGTGGCGCCGGGCTTCCCCACCCTGTCCGCAGTGATCATGACGGGCGGCACGGATCTGCCCGCCCCGGTGGACCGGCTGCTGCGCAGCATGGACATTCCACTCCCGGTCATCGCCACCGACCACGACACCTTCGACACCGCGACCCGTCTGTCGGCGGTGGAGGGCCAGTTCACGCCGGAAGCCGGCGGGAAGACCGACACGGCACTGCGGCTGTTCGCCGAGCACGTCGACGGCCGGTTGCTGCTCGATCGGCTGGCCATCGCCAAGACCGACGTCGTCACGCCGCTGATGTTCGAGTACGAGTTGCTGGACCGGGCGCGTGCCCGGCGTCGGCACATCGTGCTGCCCGAAGGCGAGGAGCCGCGCATCCTGCGTGCGGCCGACGTCCTGTTGCGCCGTGGCGTGGCCGAGCTCACCTTGCTCGGCGACGAGGAGCGGATCAGGGCACAGGCCGCCCAGCTCGGCCTGGATCTGGACGAGGCCAGGGTGCTGAGCCCGTTCGACGCGGAGCTGCGCGAGCAGTTCGCCCGCGAGTACGCCAGAGTCCGGGCGCACCGGGGGATGACCGTCGAGCTGGCCCGCGACGCTGTCACGGATGTGTCGTACTTCGGCACGCTGATGGTGCACACCGGCATGGCCGACGGCATGGTCTCAGGGGCAGCGCACACCACCGCACACACGATCAGGCCGGCGTTCGAGACCCTGCGCTTGGGGTTGGTGTCCAGCGTGTTCTTCATGTGTCTGGCCGATCGGGTCCTGGTGTACGGCGACTGCGCGGTCAATCCCGATCCGAGTGCCGAGCAGCTCGCGGACATCGCGATCTCCTCCGCCCGTACCGCCACCCTGTTCGGCGTCGATCCCAAGATCGCCATGCTGTCGTACTCGACGGGCGCCTCGGGTGCCGGCGCCGATGTCGACAAGGTTCGCGCCGCCACCGCGCTGGTCCGCGAGCGCCGTCCCGACCTGCCGGTGGAAGGTCCGATCCAGTACGACGCCGCGGTCGACCCCTCGGTGGCGCGGGCCAAGATGCCCGACAGCCAGGTGGCCGGGCGGGCAACCGTCTTCGTGGTGCCCGACCTCAACACCGGCAACAACCTCTACAAGGCCGTCCAGCGCAGCGCCGGCGCCGTGGCGGTGGGACCGGTACTGCAAGGACTGCGCAAGCCGGTCAACGACCTCTCGCGCGGCGCCACCGTCGCCGACATCGTCACCACTGTGGCCATCACCGCCGCGCAGGTACGCGACGACGAACCAGACGCCGGCCTTGAGGACGAGGTGGAAACGGCGATACGCCGCCACTGA
- a CDS encoding MFS transporter: protein MRSGHRLGRQFGWLWGAYGTSALGTWLAFGAFPLIAIQVLHAGPAQVAALSCVGAVVGAAVAVPLGPWVEFRRKRPVLIAMDLARFAALLTIPTAYALGVLTFLQLLLVSVVVAAADIAFRAASGAYLKTLLPAEDLLVANARFESTAWTTTVIGPPLGGAATGLLGPVATVVADAVSYLLSAVGIRAMGGHEPQPQRRQAARMRASDLLDGWRYIIADATLRRLLLNTAWFNGLVMATGPLLSVLMLGQLGFAPWQYGLAFAAPSIGGLLGSRLARPLVTRFGQHQVLVAAGALRAIWSVGLAFVGPGAGGLLLVMGVELGLIFCCGVFNPVCATYRIERTATDRAARMLSAWAVTTKASAALLTAVWGVLGGLLDPRTAIGLAGVLLLATPLLLPRRPAAPLPEPEPEPAPSHARELAVALNETDRTAESA from the coding sequence ATGAGAAGCGGGCACCGGTTGGGGCGGCAGTTCGGGTGGCTCTGGGGAGCGTACGGGACCAGCGCGCTCGGCACATGGCTCGCCTTCGGCGCCTTCCCGCTGATCGCCATCCAGGTGTTGCACGCCGGACCGGCGCAGGTCGCCGCGCTCTCCTGCGTGGGGGCCGTGGTGGGAGCGGCCGTGGCGGTGCCGCTGGGTCCGTGGGTGGAGTTCCGGCGCAAGCGGCCGGTGCTGATCGCGATGGACCTGGCGCGGTTCGCGGCGCTGCTGACGATCCCCACCGCGTACGCGCTCGGCGTGCTCACCTTCCTTCAGCTCCTGCTGGTCTCGGTCGTCGTCGCGGCGGCCGACATCGCCTTCCGCGCCGCCTCCGGCGCGTACCTGAAGACGTTGCTGCCGGCCGAGGACCTGCTCGTCGCCAACGCCCGATTCGAGTCCACGGCCTGGACGACCACGGTCATCGGACCGCCGCTGGGCGGCGCGGCGACCGGGCTCCTCGGCCCGGTGGCGACAGTGGTGGCCGACGCGGTCAGCTACCTGCTCTCGGCCGTGGGCATCCGCGCGATGGGCGGGCACGAGCCGCAGCCCCAGCGCCGGCAGGCCGCGCGCATGCGGGCCTCGGACCTGCTCGACGGCTGGCGGTACATCATCGCCGACGCGACGCTGCGTCGGCTGCTGCTCAACACCGCCTGGTTCAACGGCCTGGTGATGGCCACCGGGCCGCTGTTGTCCGTCCTGATGCTCGGCCAACTCGGCTTCGCACCGTGGCAGTACGGCCTCGCCTTCGCCGCGCCCTCGATCGGCGGACTGCTCGGTTCGCGGCTGGCCCGACCGCTCGTCACCCGGTTCGGGCAGCACCAGGTCCTGGTCGCGGCCGGGGCACTGCGCGCGATCTGGTCCGTCGGCCTGGCCTTCGTGGGGCCCGGCGCCGGCGGGCTGCTGCTGGTGATGGGCGTCGAACTCGGGCTCATCTTCTGCTGCGGAGTCTTCAACCCCGTCTGCGCCACTTACCGCATCGAACGCACCGCGACCGACCGGGCCGCCCGCATGCTGTCCGCCTGGGCGGTGACGACCAAGGCCTCGGCCGCGCTCCTGACGGCCGTCTGGGGTGTGCTGGGCGGCCTGCTCGACCCGCGTACGGCCATCGGCCTGGCCGGCGTGCTCCTGCTGGCGACCCCGCTGCTGCTCCCCCGCCGCCCGGCCGCCCCTCTCCCCGAACCGGAGCCGGAGCCGGCACCGAGCCACGCCAGGGAGCTGGCCGTTGCGCTGAACGAGACCGACCGGACAGCCGAATCAGCCTGA
- a CDS encoding alpha/beta fold hydrolase: protein MTYRTWLTALALVLAAHPSAAGATANPGPSSGVSSVEWKSCPAYSDEVIRSLGVTEERVPAFRTLMKRLECGTVSVPLNHRDPGGRKIDIAVTRLAATDEAHRFGATAVLPGGPGNSGYLDPILRAALRNEEMAKLNERYDIIGFDPRGVGYSTKVACPITPGGPEEPGTLTEEAARKIYDTQVAANQKCGGTDPAFLGQLTTESVAKDLDLVRTALGERTLNLLGFSWGTYLGMVYRSLFPEHTGRAFLDSTAPPWTRLDKHMKDSAEAAERNFGRMAAWLARRDETYGLGATAPRVLDEVAKLVRAYDKSPKIYTDVRRPIDGAAVADLAKRNSTEWVRAGRALAELRTATGTTAPPTVKELLGAPMMGTPVPGAPEMLNMTMNLAVACNEDGSRAGLDAAWRDYQQLVKRHPATGRSWGVGVMCAGWPLPVQQATLKRGSGSLVLAGHLYEFMSVYDWTLQTRRAIGGTVYTVADDVHVSTTRVPECAADVVRYFETGRIGRGCAGGGIPS from the coding sequence ATGACGTACCGAACATGGCTGACGGCACTGGCGCTGGTGCTGGCGGCGCATCCTTCCGCTGCGGGCGCCACCGCGAACCCCGGCCCGAGCTCCGGCGTTTCGTCCGTGGAGTGGAAGTCCTGCCCGGCCTACTCCGATGAGGTGATCCGGAGTCTGGGTGTGACGGAGGAGCGGGTTCCGGCCTTCCGTACCCTGATGAAGCGCCTGGAGTGCGGGACGGTCAGCGTCCCGCTGAACCACCGCGACCCCGGCGGGCGGAAGATCGACATCGCGGTGACGCGGCTGGCCGCCACGGACGAGGCCCACCGGTTCGGCGCCACCGCCGTCCTGCCCGGAGGGCCGGGCAACAGCGGATACCTGGACCCGATCCTGCGGGCCGCGCTCAGGAACGAGGAGATGGCCAAGCTCAACGAGCGCTACGACATCATCGGCTTCGACCCGCGCGGGGTGGGCTACAGCACCAAGGTCGCCTGCCCCATCACGCCAGGAGGTCCGGAGGAGCCGGGCACGCTGACCGAGGAGGCGGCCAGGAAGATCTACGACACCCAGGTCGCCGCCAACCAGAAGTGCGGAGGCACCGACCCCGCCTTCCTCGGACAGCTCACCACCGAGAGCGTGGCCAAGGACCTGGACCTGGTGCGGACCGCCCTGGGTGAGCGCACGCTCAACCTGCTCGGCTTCTCCTGGGGCACCTATCTGGGCATGGTGTACCGCAGCCTGTTCCCCGAGCACACCGGACGGGCCTTCCTCGACAGCACGGCGCCGCCGTGGACCCGTCTCGACAAGCACATGAAGGACAGCGCGGAGGCGGCCGAGCGTAATTTCGGGCGCATGGCCGCCTGGCTGGCCCGCCGCGATGAGACGTACGGCCTCGGTGCCACCGCCCCGCGGGTGCTCGACGAGGTGGCGAAGCTGGTCCGCGCGTACGACAAGAGCCCCAAGATCTACACCGACGTGCGGCGGCCCATCGACGGCGCGGCCGTAGCCGACCTGGCCAAGCGCAACTCGACCGAGTGGGTACGCGCGGGCAGGGCGCTGGCCGAACTGCGGACGGCGACGGGCACCACTGCCCCGCCCACCGTCAAGGAGCTGCTCGGCGCTCCGATGATGGGGACACCCGTGCCCGGCGCGCCCGAAATGCTGAACATGACCATGAACTTGGCCGTCGCGTGCAACGAGGACGGCAGCCGGGCCGGTCTCGACGCCGCCTGGCGTGACTACCAGCAGCTCGTGAAGCGCCATCCGGCGACCGGGCGGTCCTGGGGAGTGGGCGTCATGTGTGCCGGCTGGCCGCTGCCGGTGCAGCAGGCCACGTTGAAGCGGGGCAGCGGGTCACTGGTGCTGGCGGGGCACCTGTACGAGTTCATGTCCGTCTACGACTGGACCCTGCAGACGCGGCGCGCGATCGGCGGCACCGTCTACACGGTCGCCGACGACGTGCACGTGTCGACCACCCGGGTGCCCGAGTGCGCCGCCGACGTGGTGCGGTACTTCGAGACGGGCCGGATCGGCAGAGGCTGCGCGGGCGGCGGCATCCCGAGCTGA